A stretch of the Malus sylvestris chromosome 10, drMalSylv7.2, whole genome shotgun sequence genome encodes the following:
- the LOC126587111 gene encoding wax ester synthase/diacylglycerol acyltransferase 11-like — protein sequence MEFIKVDDGDYYNEPVSPTGQCLNTSVLSMSVLGVLESEVPIDESKIMSFLQDVFLHINPRFCSIMVDVDGEKQWKKVEVKLTDHVHVPIFPSGVLSSESYDLYLGDYISKVVLENYPEDKPLWEVHIVKYPTSNAAGNLIFKLHHALGDGYSFMSALLSCLQRADDPSLPLTFPSRRGSERKGRDNYYKSALRWVSQNLTSAFYAVKDLGWNAFVEDDQTPIKSGNSGVKFLPMDISSLIFSLDEIKLIKNKLNVTINDVICGIVFFATRLYMQEMINNNQKSSSAASCRAMVLVNTRITHGDYKPVKQMIGPSSEMPWGNRIAFMPVSMPKLTEILNPLDFVFEAQKHIKRKRSSFSVFFYNKLFEIVSKLRGHEAASRYMHNRLKKSSLMISNMIGPAQKTALADHPIKGVYFMVLGIPQDLIITIVSYIGDLRISLGTQKGFIDPQKFKSCLKNAFEMILEATDKIPIQKN from the exons atgGAGTTTATTAAGGTTGATGATGGAGATTATTACAATGAGCCGGTGAGTCCTACTGGGCAATGCCTCAATACCTCGGTGTTATCCATGTCAGTTCTTGGTGTTTTGGAATCTGAGGTTCCAATCGATGAATCAAAGATCATGTCATTCCTTCAGGATGTCTTCCTCCACATCAACCCACGCTTCTGCTCCATcatg GTTGATGTCGACGGAGAGAAACAATGGAAGAAGGTTGAGGTGAAGCTCACAGATCATGTTCACGTCCCTATTTTTCCCTCTGGGGTATTGTCATCTGAGTCTTACGACCTTTATCTCGGTGACTACATATCAAAAGTAGTACTGGAAAATTACCCAGAAGACAAACCACTGTGGGAAGTTCACATAGTCAAATATCCAACTTCCAATGCCGCTGGTAACCTAATATTCAAGCTTCACCATGCACTTGGCGATGGCTACTCCTTCATGAGTGCTCTTCTTTCTTGTCTGCAAAGAGCTGACGATCCTTCTCTTCCTCTAACTTTTCCGTCGCGCCGAGGGTCCGAGAGAAAGGGACGTGACAATTATTATAAGAGTGCTTTGAGGTGGGTGTCTCAGAATTTGACCTCAGCTTTTTATGCTGTGAAGGATTTGGGTTGGAACGCTTTCGTTGAAGATGATCAAACACCGATAAAATCTGGGAATTCTGGAGTTAAGTTTCTTCCAATGGATATATCAAGCTTGATATTCTCCCTTGATGAAATCAAACTAATCAAGAACAAGCTCAACGTG ACGAtaaatgatgtgatatgtggaATAGTGTTCTTTGCTACTAGACTGTACATGCAAGAGATGATTAATAATAACCAAAAATCAAGCAGCGCAGCAAGCTGCCGAGCGATGGTGTTGGTCAATACTAGGATCACTCATGGTGATTACAAGCCGGTGAAGCAGATGATCGGACCCAGTTCTGAGATGCCGTGGGGGAACCGAATCGCTTTCATGCCGGTTTCCATGCCCAAGTTAACTGAAATCTTGAACCCGCTGGACTTCGTCTTCGAAGCACAAAAACATATTAAGAGGAAGAGGagttctttttctgtttttttctaTAACAAGCTATTTGAAATTGTGAGCAAGCTTAGAGGCCATGAG GCAGCATCAAGATACATGCACAACAGACTGAAGAAGTCGAGCCTCATGATATCAAATATGATAGGGCCTGCCCAGAAAACAGCTTTGGCTGATCATCCAATCAAGGGTGTATACTTTATGGTTTTAGGTATACCTCAG GACCTTATCATAACAATAGTCAGTTACATAGGAGACTTGAGGATTTCCCTTGGAACTCAGAAGGGATTTATTGATCCTCAAAAGTTCAAGTCATGCTTGAAAAATGCGTTTGAGATGATACTAGAAGCCACAGACAAAATTCCTATACAGAAAAATTAA